One Etheostoma cragini isolate CJK2018 chromosome 6, CSU_Ecrag_1.0, whole genome shotgun sequence DNA window includes the following coding sequences:
- the LOC117945877 gene encoding mucin-5AC-like, translating into MSGCKGILHLLLLGILLPTVLVSGNDTLTSSAGSISTTGTPVQTTNTFGATATINLTQPLTTTGSTATVPSTQPTTTNSGSNLPGPTTNSATVGIATTFGGTEFTTTTQSFTASITSIQSPTTPITSEGTATTTSGAIATTTPTQSPTPTTTSGGIAPTQSSTSTSGETVLTTTTQSPATTTTSGSIETSQSPTTISGDLPITTTSQSPASTTTSVDIAPTQSPTTTSGGSTSTTTTSGGSLLNPTTQSPTPTTTSGGIAPTQSPTTTSGGSASTTTTSGGSLLNTTTQSPTPTTTSGGIAPTQSPSTTSGGSVSTTTTQSPATTTTSGVTMMQSSTAKVTGGTSSTFSMTSNSSMTSLMSTSLSSNFNGSMNGTAMIQCPSFTCNYSDCYTMYNSRNATRCAAGDFCQLIRQMDMCYTVSCSASCANSCVNTSQTNCSLSCCNSTGCLNSSFASMMMMMTTTVIATTKTTPTPATTMTATSPQTTENNGKKCHTGVCVGTDCYTKFQEVQICSASQPHCQLKKETKDSSFQWTAGCTNCSGQTPCKTSTVPPCVLECCNATTSASCLMLNGMLNVPNFATRGPHLHKELIASLICLLAITWLQ; encoded by the exons atgtcagGCTGCAAAGGCATcctgcacctcctcctcctAGGAATACTTCTGCCAACAGTATTAGTCTCCGGCAATGATACTTTGACCTCCAGTGCTGGCTCCATATCAACCACCGGCACTCCAGTCCAAACAACCAACACCTTTGGAGCCACAGCAACCATCAATCTTACCCAGCCCCTCACCACCACTGGAAGCACTGCAACAGTTCCTTCCACCCAGCCCACCACCACCAACTCTGGAAGCAACCTCCCTGGACCCACAACAAACTCAGCCACCGTTGGGATCGCCACCACCTTTGGAGGTACAGAATTTACCACAACCACCCAGTCTTTCACAGCATCCATAACTAGCATCCAGTCCCCCACAACCCCTATCACCTCTGAAGGTACAGCAACTACCACCTCTGGAGCCATAGCAACTACTACTCCCACCCAGTCCCCCACACCCACTACCACCTCAGGAGGCATTGCACCCACCCAGTCATCCACATCCACCTCTGGAGAAACAGTATTAACCACTACCACTCAGTCCCCAGCAACCACTACCACCTCTGGAAGCATAGAAACCAGCCAGTCACCCACAACCATCTCCGGAGACTTACCAATAACCACTACCTCCCAGTCCCCCGCATCCACTACCACCTCAGTAGACATAGCACCCACCCAGTCACCCACAACCACCTCTGGAGGATCAACATCAACCACTACCACATCTGGAGGCTCATTATTAAACCCTACCACCCAGTCCCCCACACCCACTACCACCTCAGGAGGTATAGC ACCCACCCAGTCACCCACAACCACCTCCGGAGGATCAGCATCAACCACTACCACCTCTGGAGGCTCATTATTAAACACCACCACCCAGTCCCCCACACCCACTACCACCTCAGGAGGCATCGCACCCACCCAGTCACCCTCAACCACCTCCGGAGGATCAGTATCAACCACTACCACTCAGTCCCCGGCAACCACTACCACTTCTGGAG TAACCATGATGCAGTCCAGCACCGCCAAGGTCACAGGTGGGACTAGTTCAACTTTCTCAATGACTTCAAACTCTTCCATGACCTCACTGATGTCCACCAGTCTTTCATCAAACTTCAATG GTAGCATGAATGGAACCGCTATG ATACAATGTCCCTCATTCACATGTAACTACTCAGACTGCTACACAATGTACAACAGTCGGAATGCCACTCGTTGTGCTGCTGGTGACTTTTGTCAG CTGATTAGACAGATGGACATGTGCTACACTGTTAGCTGCAGCGCCTCCTGTGCTAATAGTTGCGTCAACACCTCCCAGACCAACTGCTCTCTGAGTTGCTGCAATTCGACTGGCTGCCTTAATAGCAGTTTTGCTtccatgatgatgatgatgacaaccACAG TAATTGCAACCACGAAAACAACACCCACCCCAGCCACTACAATGACTGCCACCAGTccgcaaacaacagaaaacaat GGAAAGAAATGCCATACAGGTGTATGTGTCGGTACAGATTGCTACACAAAATTCCAAGAAGTCCAAATTTGCTCCGCCTCACAGCCCCACTGTCAG CTGAAAAAGGAAACCAAAGATTCCAGTTTCCAGTGGACAGCAGGTTGCACTAACTGTTCTGGCCAAACCCCATGCAAGACCTCCACAGTACCTCCGTGTGTTCTGGAGTGCTGCAACGCCACCACTTCAGCTTCCTGTCTCATGTTGAACGGCATGCTGAATGTCCCCAATTTCGCCACAAGAGGTCCTCATCTTCACAAAGAATTGATTGCTTCCTTAATTTGCCTGCTCGCCATCACTTGGCTGCAGTGA
- the LOC117946473 gene encoding CAP-Gly domain-containing linker protein 1 — protein sequence MTAYILWTVFTWTFKGILCTCRFLWICPYNAIKFLPRKRQITEDKRRQLKQLVGSESKVIAAIPGSPDRATSLDKRLTKTEKEILSLKTKVACDKVSCERRFVELQREQEELRNQVEVLLKVGGCGEQSGVNNGEALEECSSGLSRMMHQHREFDASSRSDIYASSLSGSELSTSSSALSLRPSSSSSSVTSVRSWRTSTGPHRAFVPHSPMDLELGHQVRIMLPSGRISTGTIRFLGHLQGEADLHLGVELQTPDHGLHDGSHRGLSYFECKPGYGAFVPFPKLLVAWE from the exons ATGACAGCGTATATCCTGTGGACTGTGTTTACATGGACATTCAAAGGGATACTGTGCACTTGCCGGTTTCTTTGG ATATGCCCATATAATGCAATTAAATTCTTGCCAAGGAAACGGCAAATTACAGAGGATAAACGCCGACAGCTGAAACAGCTTGTGG GTTCTGAAAGTAAAGTGATCGCAGCCATACCAGGCAGCCCTGACCGTGCAACTTCTCTTGATAAAAGACTAACCAAAACGGAGAAAGAGATACTGTCACTCAAGACCAAGGTCGCCTGTGATAAAGTATCATGTGAAAGGAGGTTTGTGGAGCTGCAAAGAGAACAGGAAGAGCTACGTAATCAG gttgaagtgttgttgaaagTGGGCGGTTGTGGTGAGCAGTCAGGAGTGAACAATGGAGAAGCGTTGGAGGAGTGTTCAA GCGGTCTCTCAAGAATGATGCACCAACACAGAGAGTTTGATGCTTCTTCAAGGAGCGACATTTATGCAAGCAGTTTGTCAGGCAGCGAGTTATCCACATCATCATCAGCACTCAGTTTGagaccttcctcttcctcatcttcagTCACCAG TGTAAGGTCATGGAGGACGTCCACAGGGCCTCACCGGGCTTTTGTACCCCACTCCCCCATGGACCTGGAGCTGGGTCACCAGGTCAGGATCATGCTGCCATCTGGACGGATCAGCACAGGAACGATTCGTTTCCTAGGCCACCTGCAGGGGGAGGCAGATCTCCACCTTGGGGTAGAGCTGCAGACACCTGATCATGGATTACATGATGGCAGTCACAGGGGACTCAGCTACTTTGAATG CAAGCCTGGCTATGGTGCCTTTGTACCATTCCCCAAACTACTGGTGGCCTGGGAGTGA
- the LOC117946474 gene encoding endoribonuclease ZC3H12A, translating into MMDQALPSQSSALDLLEPDSEELQFRVDSFRKLGYSSAEVKATLRKLGLSTDTNSVLGELVRSRTVTAPYVSNSDSVERSTGQKDSLLPPSWTLGPCRIIPQLGDQKKTNTELRPIVIDGSNVSMSHGNKDVFSCQGIQLAVNFFLDRGHKAITVFVPAWRKEQPRPETPITDQHILIELEKRKIVVFTPSRRVGGKRVVCYDDRFIVKLAYESDGVIVSNDTYRDLQAERPEWKKCIEERLLMFSFVNDKFMPPDDPLGRHGPCLDNFLRKKPLPTEQKRQLCPYDKKCTYGLKCKFYHPERSNQSYLSLADELREKAQISTVKEEVNARLSPRQFQSEPGPAHNAFAHPQDSNIEHIRDHSSSSYPSEVCENTLLYWKDPRQSPKHMPCPLNGGQCQKEPGMHSMPSHYYANISHEYLDSGLGSYESQFSDFPHYLNNSHRLRPQQQVALPGPRLAPGHLERKNTGQSCRCCSHVVHSTSHLQHNVNPDPKGQPKYDTYPPHMFPPGVPHQNSLPSHLHYSGMPHHQQKYWSDPFQGLPQAPTSSYSVPSLVHSSQSHNCSYKGNQYHSWGQPQPSCAVFDPQRLELRKNLQAIFNPHQVDTVMEMFPHVMNAEKLAAEILNLKAQGGIF; encoded by the exons ATGATGGATCAGGCACTTCCCAGCCAAAGCTCAGCGTTGGACTTGCTCGAACCAGACAGCGAGGAGCTCCAGTTCAGAGTAGACTCCTTCAGGAAACTGGGTTACTCCTCAGCAGAGGTGAAGGCTACTCTGAGGAAGCTGGGCCTaagcacagacacaaactcTGTGCTGGGAGAGCTGGTTCGCAGCAGGACTGTCACTGCACCCTACGTGTCCAATTCTGACAGTGTTGAGAGGAGCACAGGCCAAAAGGACTCTCTGCTGCCTCCCAGTTGGACTCTTGGACCCTGCAGAATCATACCACAACTCGGGgatcagaagaaaacaaacacagaattGAGGCCTATTGTTATTGACGGCAGCAATGTTTCCATGAG TCATGGCAACAAGGACGTGTTCTCATGTCAAGGCATCCAGCTTGCAGTGAATTTCTTCTTGGACAGAGGTCATAAGGCCATTACTGTGTTTGTACCCGCTTGGCGCAAAGAGCAGCCCAGACCTGAAACCCCAATAACAG ATCAACACATCTTGATAGAGCTTGAAAAACGGAAAATAGTGGTCTTCACTCCATCGCGCCGTGTTGGTGGTAAGCGAGTGGTTTGCTATGATGACCGCTTTATCGTCAAGTTGGCGTATGAGTCGGATGGAGTGATTGTATCCAATGACACCTACCGTGACCTCCAAGCAGAAAGACCTGAGTGGAAGAAATGCATTGAGGAGAGGCTCCTCATGTTCTCCTTTGTAAATGACAA gTTCATGCCTCCAGATGACCCTCTGGGTCGCCATGGCCCCTGTCTTGACAACTTCCTTCGGAAAAAACCTCTGCCTACAGAGCAAAAGAGACAGCTCTGTCCATATG ACAAAAAGTGCACTTACGGCCTCAAATGTAAGTTCTACCATCCTGAGCGGTCAAACCAGTCCTACCTGTCCTTGGCTGATGAATTGAGAGAGAAAGCCCAGATTTCTACTGTAAAAGAAGAGGTAAATGCCAGATTATCACCGAGACAGTTTCAGTCTGAGCCTGGGCCTGCTCATAATGCCTTTGCCCATCCTCAAGACTCTAACATAGAGCACATTAGAGACCATTCAAGTTCTTCATATCCCAGTGAGGTTTGTGAAAATACACTGTTGTACTGGAAGGATCCTCGACAAAGTCCAAAACACATGCCCTGTCCTTTAAACGGGGGCCAGTGTCAGAAAGAGCCTGGGATGCACTCTATGCCCAGTCATTACTATGCCAACATCTCTCACGAGTACCTTGATTCTGGCCTTGGCTCTTATGAGAGTCAGTTCTCTGACTTTCCGCATTACCTCAACAACTCCCACAGGCTCAGGCCCCAGCAGCAAGTTGCCCTCCCTGGACCCAGACTTGCCCCAGGGcatttagagagaaaaaacactggCCAGTCCTGCAGGTGCTGTTCCCATGTAGTGCACTCAACATCTCACCTGCAGCATAATGTAAACCCTGACCCCAAGGGTCAACCCAAATATGACACCTACCCTCCTCACATGTTCCCGCCCGGTGTGCCACACCAAAACAGCCTCCCCAGTCATCTCCATTATAGTGGAATGCCACATCATCAGCAAAAATACTGGTCAGATCCCTTTCAGGGGCTGCCCCAAGCCCCGACATCATCATATAGTGTTCCCTCTTTGGTCCATTCCTCACAGTCCCATAACTGCTCTTACAAAGGCAATCAGTACCACTCCTGGGGCCAACCACAGCCATCCTGTGCTGTGTTTGACCCACAAAGGTTGGAACTCCGCAAGAATCTGCAAGCCATCTTTAACCCTCATCAGGTAGATACAGTCATGGAGATGTTTCCACATGTGATGAATGCAGAGAAACTGGCTGCAGAGATCCTCAACCTAAAGGCTCAGGGAGGGATATTCTGA